A window of Polaribacter litorisediminis contains these coding sequences:
- a CDS encoding response regulator — MNPELARDFIYPISVISTIALATFQLIYFSLLNGRYFAKIHNKKDEAIEASNAKSQFLSTMSHEIRTPLNAIIGLSYILNESKPPENLKENIEALNYSGKILLNLLNDVLDFSKMQSTKIELDLIPTDIHKAIRQIKKTHEASCLRKGITLSLEIDHDIPVVWLDIVRFNQVINNLVSNAIKFTKKGGVSLVIKNKPADDHQIILNTTVKDTGIGLTPEQQEKIWDAFTQASSSTNRLYGGTGLGLSIVKSIITAMNSSVKIDSSIGNGSSFSFDLALKIASKDELLKQTEKKDRNFTNKKVLLVEDNLINVMVGKQILEKAGLKVEVANDGKVAVNMVQENHYDTVLMDIQMPIMDGYTASSEIRKFNTTVPILALSASVFIEVKNKIQSCGMNGFIYKPFDPEDLLDKIEETF, encoded by the coding sequence ATGAACCCTGAATTAGCTCGAGATTTTATTTATCCCATTTCTGTCATTAGCACAATTGCATTAGCAACGTTTCAATTAATTTATTTCTCTTTACTAAATGGTCGATATTTTGCTAAAATACACAACAAAAAAGATGAAGCTATTGAGGCATCTAATGCGAAGTCTCAATTCTTAAGCACTATGAGTCATGAAATTAGAACTCCTTTAAATGCTATTATTGGTTTATCTTATATCTTAAATGAATCGAAACCACCAGAAAATCTAAAAGAAAATATAGAAGCCTTAAATTATTCGGGTAAAATTTTATTGAATTTACTAAATGATGTGTTAGATTTTAGTAAAATGCAATCGACAAAGATAGAGCTAGATTTAATTCCTACTGACATTCATAAAGCCATACGACAGATAAAAAAAACGCATGAAGCTAGTTGTTTACGAAAAGGAATTACATTAAGTTTAGAGATAGATCATGATATACCAGTTGTTTGGCTAGATATCGTTCGCTTTAATCAAGTTATTAACAATCTGGTTTCTAACGCTATTAAATTTACCAAAAAAGGAGGTGTATCCTTAGTGATTAAAAATAAACCTGCTGATGACCATCAAATTATATTAAATACTACAGTAAAAGATACTGGCATTGGTTTAACACCAGAGCAACAAGAAAAAATATGGGATGCTTTTACCCAGGCTTCTAGCAGCACAAATAGATTGTATGGTGGTACTGGTTTGGGGCTTTCTATTGTAAAAAGTATTATCACCGCGATGAACTCTAGTGTAAAAATTGATAGTTCTATAGGAAACGGCAGCAGTTTTTCTTTCGATTTAGCCTTAAAAATAGCCTCTAAAGACGAACTACTAAAACAAACTGAAAAGAAAGATCGTAATTTTACAAATAAAAAAGTTTTATTAGTTGAAGATAACCTCATCAATGTAATGGTTGGAAAACAAATACTTGAAAAAGCAGGTTTAAAAGTAGAGGTAGCGAATGATGGAAAAGTAGCTGTAAATATGGTTCAAGAAAACCATTATGATACTGTTCTTATGGACATTCAAATGCCTATTATGGATGGATATACAGCATCTTCAGAAATTCGAAAATTTAATACTACGGTTCCAATTTTAGCACTTTCGGCTTCTGTTTTTATTGAAGTGAAAAACAAAATTCAATCCTGTGGTATGAACGGTTTTATTTATAAGCCCTTTGACCCAGAAGACCTTTTGGATAAAATTGAAGAAACCTTTTAA
- a CDS encoding nucleoside triphosphate pyrophosphohydrolase family protein — MKSKITAVTEFHTAFKLNMNNEPVAHIGEDRNLLRFNLMQEENEEYLEAANNNDLVEVADALGDMLYILCGTIIEHGMQDKIEAVFNEIQRSNMSKLGENGKPIYREDGKVLKGPNYSKPNISGILDL, encoded by the coding sequence ATGAAAAGTAAAATAACCGCAGTAACTGAATTTCACACAGCTTTTAAATTAAACATGAACAATGAACCTGTAGCCCATATTGGCGAAGATCGAAATTTATTGCGGTTTAATTTGATGCAAGAAGAAAATGAAGAATATTTAGAAGCTGCCAATAACAATGATTTGGTAGAGGTTGCAGATGCTTTGGGAGATATGTTGTATATTTTATGTGGAACTATTATAGAACACGGAATGCAAGATAAAATAGAGGCTGTTTTTAATGAAATTCAACGAAGTAACATGAGTAAGTTAGGTGAAAATGGCAAACCAATTTATAGAGAAGATGGTAAAGTTTTAAAAGGACCAAATTACTCTAAACCAAATATTAGTGGAATTTTGGATCTATAA
- a CDS encoding nuclear transport factor 2 family protein, producing MIKPILIYFLLIISISIQSQEKEHTLQAIQTTIQNYYDGYIERDLNKLNKAFDTVNGTMKIPISKEDQTMGYKNAFFKDLMPIWGNREKLSKETLENCALEILNIDVVATQIASAKMRMKVDLVTYIDILSLQKINGFWKITNKIYIVE from the coding sequence ATGATAAAACCCATTCTAATTTATTTTTTACTCATCATTTCAATATCGATACAAAGTCAAGAAAAAGAACATACTTTGCAAGCTATTCAAACCACTATTCAGAATTATTATGATGGTTATATAGAAAGAGATCTCAACAAACTCAATAAAGCATTTGATACCGTGAACGGCACGATGAAAATTCCTATTTCAAAAGAAGATCAAACCATGGGTTATAAAAATGCATTCTTTAAAGATTTAATGCCTATTTGGGGAAACCGGGAAAAATTATCAAAAGAAACACTAGAAAATTGTGCTCTAGAAATTTTAAATATCGATGTGGTTGCTACTCAAATAGCAAGTGCAAAAATGCGTATGAAAGTAGATTTAGTAACTTATATTGATATTTTATCGCTTCAAAAAATAAATGGTTTTTGGAAAATAACGAATAAAATTTATATCGTAGAATGA